One genomic window of Quercus robur chromosome 6, dhQueRobu3.1, whole genome shotgun sequence includes the following:
- the LOC126689448 gene encoding uncharacterized protein LOC126689448 — protein sequence MDSSRLSLRPFNLSDVDDFLKWASDDRVTRYLRWDSITSREEALTYLEKVAIPHPWRRSICLDDRSIGYVSIRPESRDDRCRAHISYAVGTDYWGQGIVTTALKIAVSKVFKEFPDLVRIEAMVEVENKGSQKVLEKVGFLKEGLLRKYGFCKGEIRDMFIYSFLVTDSLL from the coding sequence ATGGATTCCTCACGACTTTCCCTACGTCCATTCAATCTCTCTGATGTTGATGACTTCCTGAAATGGGCTAGTGATGATAGAGTAACGCGGTATCTTAGATGGGACTCCATCACCTCTAGGGAAGAAGCATTGACATATCTTGAGAAGGTTGCCATACCCCATCCTTGGCGTCGGTCCATATGTTTGGATGATCGTTCAATTGGCTACGTTTCAATTAGGCCAGAATCCCGCGATGACAGATGCAGAGCACACATTAGTTATGCTGTGGGCACAGATTACTGGGGGCAAGGGATAGTCACCACTGCATTGAAGATAGCCGTCTCTAAGGTGTTCAAAGAGTTCCCAGATTTGGTGAGGATAGAGGCAATGGTAGAGGTAGAAAATAAGGGGTCTCAAAAGGTGTTAGAAAAGGTTGGATTTCTTAAAGAAGGGTTGTTAAGAAAGTACGGATTTTGTAAAGGAGAGATCAGAGACATGTTTATCTATAGCTTCTTAGTGACAGATAGTTTGTTGTGA
- the LOC126689447 gene encoding uncharacterized protein LOC126689447, which yields MSKEMEINLSKITLRPYKISDVDDFLMYGGNEKVTRFTRWNTFTSKQEVVSYINDYCIPHPYCRSICIDNRSIGFVIIMPRSSDDRCRADVGYALAAEYWGHGITTRAVKMAISEGLKEFPDVVRFQGLVELENKASQRVLDKAGFLKECVLRKYSFNKGETRDMVMYSLLSTDFMP from the coding sequence ATGTCAAAGGAGATGGAGATTAATCTTTCAAAGATCACACTTCGTCCATACAAAATTTCAGATGTTGATGACTTCTTAATGTATGGTGGCAATGAAAAAGTGACGCGCTTCACAAGGTGGAACACGTTCACCTCCAAGCAAGAAGTAGTTTCTTACATCAATGACTATTGCATTCCACACCCTTATTGCAGATCCATATGCATAGACAACCGTTCAATTGGTTTTGTTATCATAATGCCACGTTCCAGTGATGACCGGTGTAGGGCAGATGTTGGATATGCCCTAGCTGCTGAGTACTGGGGGCATGGTATAACAACTAGAGCAGTGAAGATGGCTATTAGTGAAGGGCTAAAAGAGTTCCCAGATGTGGTCAGGTTTCAAGGTTTGGTTGAGTTAGAGAACAAGGCTTCTCAGAGGGTCTTAGACAAAGCTGGCTTCCTCAAGGAATGTGTGTTGAGGAAGTATAGCTTTAATAAAGGTGAGACTAGGGATATGGTCATGTACAGTCTTTTATCTACTGATTTTATGCCTTGA